A single window of Nicotiana sylvestris chromosome 3, ASM39365v2, whole genome shotgun sequence DNA harbors:
- the LOC104222783 gene encoding histidine-containing phosphotransfer protein 4 isoform X1 — MERNHHLHRQLANLRQSFFDQGYLDEQFIQLEELQDDANPNFVEEVVTLFYKDSARLIHSIDQALEKHPLDFAKLDSYMHQFKGSSSSIGAKKVKIECTQFGEYCRAGNVEGRCKRTFQQLKREYAVLRKKLEAYFQFVRQIGPIETASRPN; from the exons ATGGAAAGAAATCATCACTTGCATCGACAACTTGCCAACCTAAGGCAGTCTTTTTTTGATCAg GGATATCTTGATGAGCAATTTATTCAGTTGGAAGAGCTACAAGATGATGCTAATCCTAACTTTGTAGAGGAAGTTGTTACTTTGTTTTATAAAGATTCAGCTCGCTTAATCCATAGCATTGACCAGGCATT GGAGAAACATCCTCTTGATTTTGCAAAGCTAGATAGTTATATGCACCAGTTCAAGGGCAGTAGTTCAAG CATTGGAGCCAAGAAGGTCAAAATTGAATGCACGCAGTTCGGGGAATACTGTCGAGCAGGAAATGTGGAAGG CAGATGCAAGAGAACTTTCCAGCAATTAAAGAGAGAATATGCCGTACTCAGAAAGAAGCTAGAAGCTTATTTTCAG TTTGTAAGACAAATTGGACCGATTGAGACGGCGAGTCGCCCAAATTAA
- the LOC104222783 gene encoding histidine-containing phosphotransfer protein 4 isoform X2 produces the protein MERNHHLHRQLANLRQSFFDQGYLDEQFIQLEELQDDANPNFVEEVVTLFYKDSARLIHSIDQALEKHPLDFAKLDSYMHQFKGSSSSIGAKKVKIECTQFGEYCRAGNVEGCKRTFQQLKREYAVLRKKLEAYFQFVRQIGPIETASRPN, from the exons ATGGAAAGAAATCATCACTTGCATCGACAACTTGCCAACCTAAGGCAGTCTTTTTTTGATCAg GGATATCTTGATGAGCAATTTATTCAGTTGGAAGAGCTACAAGATGATGCTAATCCTAACTTTGTAGAGGAAGTTGTTACTTTGTTTTATAAAGATTCAGCTCGCTTAATCCATAGCATTGACCAGGCATT GGAGAAACATCCTCTTGATTTTGCAAAGCTAGATAGTTATATGCACCAGTTCAAGGGCAGTAGTTCAAG CATTGGAGCCAAGAAGGTCAAAATTGAATGCACGCAGTTCGGGGAATACTGTCGAGCAGGAAATGTGGAAGG ATGCAAGAGAACTTTCCAGCAATTAAAGAGAGAATATGCCGTACTCAGAAAGAAGCTAGAAGCTTATTTTCAG TTTGTAAGACAAATTGGACCGATTGAGACGGCGAGTCGCCCAAATTAA